The nucleotide sequence aataaaagaaaaaaaaagaaaaattaaaaaaaaagagacagtgGCCACTTACAAGTCTTCCACACGACTAGCTTGCTTTAAGGAGAGCATCAAGTTAAGGCAGTGTTGAGACAACTGGCTACAAACATGCCGAATAGAGCTGTTGTCAGTAGTCACCAATTTGATATCCTACTCCATTGCGGGGCCGGGCCACGTGGCTTTAGACTCAGCGTGGAGGTCTAAAGACTTCAGCCACAGGATTGCTGCTTTCTGCAACAAGCAGGAACTCAGGGGCTGTTTTTGAAGCCTTCTAGACCGGGCTGAGCTGCTTACTCAAGTCTAGGACAATGTTTCAGCAGAGCCAAAAATACAGCGAAGGGCACTGAGCAAGAACACCGAGGGGTGCCAGCTGCAAGCCTGTATCACAGTCAAAGGTGGAGATCACCTTGGGTGTGGAAGCCACGTCACCCAGAGCCACCCCACCAGCTTTCAGGGAAGGTCTAGGACCTGCCCCGAGGGTACTGGGAGAGCCAGCTCTCTACAGTCTGCAGGGTGGGACAGAGGCTCACACTGGCTTTGCTCCTCTTTGCAAGATTAACAGTCTAACAGGACTCAGTAAGGAAGTCTGGGGCTTTTGGCCTGCccaaaaaaaagttttcccaGCCTCAAAGAAGGAGTTACCAGTGAGGGAGCTGTTGTGgaatagttttatttcttcccacGTAAAGGCCATTGTTTAAGCATTTACAGGTTTCCTAGTGCAATACAACcaaaaaaagcagtaacaaaaaaatgCCGCCTTCTTCCCAGGCAACTAAACAGAAGTAGATTTTTACTGCAACATATACACATTAAATATAGTATACAGTCCATGCAGCGGCATAGCCATGTTAGAGGGAGTCGTGGCTTCAGCCATCAGTGCATTACAGTCCAAATCTCAATCGCTCCTACTTCCTATCCAGACTTGAAGAGAAGAATTGCAACCTGACCCAAGTAAAAATAGATGAAGTGCTTTGTCTCGTGTGTTACATAGCTGCCAAAGTTTCTGCCAACAATGCAGTGCCAAGTTGGGTTGTATTTCTTGTCAAATtcctgaagaaagagaagagaggcaTTAAGGCCAAGAAAGCCCACATGAAAATAGTTCTAAGCACAAATTCTGAGCTGGGTCTGTTCACACACTATCGCCTCTCCTCCCACCTACAGCATCTTGAGACACCCCACTGCAAGTTACTATTAAATTAAGCAACCAAACCTCTGCACTGGATTGTTTGAAGGACTCAACACAAGCAAAACATCTTCTGAGCCTTGGAGCACCATCAGCCCTGGGCAGAAGAGCAGACCCAAGAGCTCTCCTTGGTACAGCCCTGAGTGTAGGCT is from Sylvia atricapilla isolate bSylAtr1 chromosome 20, bSylAtr1.pri, whole genome shotgun sequence and encodes:
- the DYNLL2 gene encoding dynein light chain 2, cytoplasmic isoform X2, whose translation is MSDRKAVIKNADMSEDMQQDAVDCATQAMEKYNIEKDIAAYIKKEFDKKYNPTWHCIVGRNFGSYVTHETKHFIYFYLGQVAILLFKSG